The Tessaracoccus timonensis sequence GACGATGAACGCCTTGTTGCCAGCCGCTGCAGCGGACTCGCGGTGAGCCCAGAACGAGATGAGCAGGTACGAAGCGAGGCCCACGCCTTCCCAGCCGATGAACAGCATGAGGTAGTTGTTGGCCAGCACCAGCGTCAGCATCGCGGCGATGAAGAGGTTCAGGTAGGCGAAGAAGCGTCGACGACGGGGATCGTCAGCCATGTACCCGATGGAGTAGATGTGGATGAGCGAGCCCACGCCCGTGATGAGCAGCACGAACAGGATGGACAGCTGGTCGACCAGCAGGGCAATGTTCACGCTCCACGTGCCGGTGGCGAGCCACTCGTACACCTGAATGTTCACGGCTTCGGGCTGCTCCAGCATCTGCAAGAACAGCAGCAGGCCAATCACGAAGGAGGCGATGGGCGCCAACGTCGCCAGCCAGTGCCCCCAGCTGTCCGACACCTTGCCGAGTAGCAGGAGCAGGAACGACGTCGCAAGCGGAATCGCGATCATCAACGGAGCGAGCGCAAAGAGGCCGACGGCCACGTTCGCTTCCAGGGTTTCGAGAAGAATCACGGTTTCGCCTCTCAGAACTTCATGAGGTTCGCGTCATCGACCGAAGCCGAGCGACGCGTCCTATAGACGGCAACGATGATGGCGAGGCCAACCACGACCTCAGCGGCGGCGACGACCATCACGAAGAAGGCCGCCATCTGCCCCTCGAGGCCGCCGTGCTGGCGGGCGAACGCGACGAACGCGAGGTTCGCGGCGTTCAGCATGAGCTCGATCGACATGAACGCAATGATCGCGTTACGGCGCAGCAGGAATCCTGCTACTCCGACCGTGAACAAAATCGCGGAAAGCACGAGCAGTGATGCGGTGGTCATGCCTGGCCTCCTTCGATGTCGGCGCGAGCGGATTCGATGGCCTTGCGGACCTCGTCGGTGGGTGCGCGCAGCTGGTCGACGTCGACGGCGATGCCGCGGTCGAGCAGCGTCTGCGAGAGCGAGGTCTCGGCGACGGAGCCGTCAGGCAGCAGCGCCGGGGACGCGATCGAGTTGTGGCGCGCGTACACACCGGAGCTGGGCCGGGGCCCGGGGTGAGCGCCTTCCTTCGCGTAGGCCTTGGTGCGCTCGGTAGCGGAACCCCACTGGCTGACCTTCTTCTTCAGCTCGTCGCCGTGGGTCAGAATGAGTGCGCCCATCGGGGCGACGATGAGCAGCGCGGCAGCGAGCTCGAACACGATCACATAGTCGTGGAAGACGAGCTTGGCGAGGCCCTCAACGTTGCCGATCTGGTTGGCGGTCGCCAGCCCAGCGGGTTCCCCGAAGGTTGCCAGCTGTCCGACCACCGCGATGATCAGGATGCCGAACCCGAGCGAGGCGACGATCGACGCGGCGCGGTGGCCCTTGATGGTTTCCACCAGCGAATCGGTGCTGTGCACGCCGATGATCATCACGACGAACACGAACAGCATCAAGATGGCGCCCGTGTAGACGATGATCTGCGCGACGAACAGGAAGGGGGCGTCCAGCGCACCGTAGAGCACAGCCAGCCCGATCATGACGCCGGCCATGCACACTGCTGAGTGCACCGGCTTGCGGGAGACAATGAATCCCAGAGCGCAGGCCACCATGATCGGCGCTGCGATCCAGAAGGCCACATCCGATGCCGTGGCCAAGGGAATGAAGGTCGTCATTCAACCGCTCCTTGGGTGGTGGCGCTGCGGGTATCCAGCTCTCCGGTGGCGGGGAGTCCGGCGTAGTAGTCGTCCTCGTCGTCGCCGAGTCGACGCGGGTGCGGCGGCTCTTCCATACCGGGCAGCAGCGGTGCGAGCAGCTGGTGCTTCTCGTAGATGAGGCTCTCGCGCGTCTTGTCGGCGAGCTTCCACGTGTTCGTCATGGTCAGCGCCCGTGTGGGGCACGCCTCGATGCACAGGCCGCAGAAAATGCAGCGCAGGTAGTTGATCTGGTAGACGTGCCCGTAGCGTTCGCCGGGCGAGAACCGCTCGTCTTCCGTGTTGTCTGCACCCTCGACGTAGATGGCGTCTGCCGGGCACGCCCAGGCGCACAGCTCACAGCCGACGCACTTCTCCAGCCCGTCGGGCCAGCGGTTCAGCTGGTGGCGTCCGTGGAAGCGCGGCTGCAGTACCTTCTCAGGATCCTTGTGCGGGTAGTCCTGGGTGAAGGTCTTGCGGAAGATCGTCTTGAATGTGATGCCAAATCCGGCCCACTCATCGGTGAATCCCATCAGGCGTCCTTCCCAGTCGTCTCGGTGTCTGCGTCGTCCTCGTCGTCGGTGGCTCCGACGACGACACCCGCGAGCTCAGGCAGCACCTGGCCCTTGCGCGGCGGCACAGGATAGCCGCCCGCGAACGGATCGAATACCTCGGGGTGCTCCGGTTCGGGTTCGGGCGTGGGCTCGAGATCGTCGCGACGCTTCGAGGCGAGGAGCCAGAACCCGCCGATGGCGACCAGTACGCCGGTGAGCGCGGAGGCCTGCGGGAAGAGCATCACGAGTACGAGGTAGACCAGCACGATCTCGATGAGGTACTTCCAGCCGAGGTTCATGAACTGGTCGTAGCGGAAACGCCAGGTTGCGCCGCGCAGCCACATGAAGAAGCTGAAGACGAGCTGTACCTTGATGACGAACGAGAGCACGCCCCACCAGCCCGGATCAGCGAGGCCCGGGATGAGGTTGAGCGGCCATGGCATGAGGTAGCCGCCCAGGAAGAGCGTGACGCACATCGCCGACACCGTGAGCATGTTGATGTACTCCGCGAGGAAGAACATCGCGTAGCGGAAGCCGGAGTAGTCGGTCATGAATCCCGACA is a genomic window containing:
- the nuoK gene encoding NADH-quinone oxidoreductase subunit NuoK, translating into MTTASLLVLSAILFTVGVAGFLLRRNAIIAFMSIELMLNAANLAFVAFARQHGGLEGQMAAFFVMVVAAAEVVVGLAIIVAVYRTRRSASVDDANLMKF
- a CDS encoding NADH-quinone oxidoreductase subunit J; translated protein: MTTFIPLATASDVAFWIAAPIMVACALGFIVSRKPVHSAVCMAGVMIGLAVLYGALDAPFLFVAQIIVYTGAILMLFVFVVMIIGVHSTDSLVETIKGHRAASIVASLGFGILIIAVVGQLATFGEPAGLATANQIGNVEGLAKLVFHDYVIVFELAAALLIVAPMGALILTHGDELKKKVSQWGSATERTKAYAKEGAHPGPRPSSGVYARHNSIASPALLPDGSVAETSLSQTLLDRGIAVDVDQLRAPTDEVRKAIESARADIEGGQA
- the nuoI gene encoding NADH-quinone oxidoreductase subunit NuoI, with the protein product MGFTDEWAGFGITFKTIFRKTFTQDYPHKDPEKVLQPRFHGRHQLNRWPDGLEKCVGCELCAWACPADAIYVEGADNTEDERFSPGERYGHVYQINYLRCIFCGLCIEACPTRALTMTNTWKLADKTRESLIYEKHQLLAPLLPGMEEPPHPRRLGDDEDDYYAGLPATGELDTRSATTQGAVE